Proteins from a genomic interval of Nostoc sp. TCL240-02:
- a CDS encoding Uma2 family endonuclease, which yields MLLKLQQIIVKPGQQMLLKDISWQQLENILEEMGEKRASRISYSHGWLEIMVPLPEHEKDKELIGDLVKILLEILQIDFEPFGSTTLKNEQMQQAVEPDTSFYIQNQAAVIGKNRIDLTIDPPPDLAIEIDITSRTRFENYEILGVPELWRHTQQGLEIYLLKEEKYIKSGSSPNFPNILIIELVNKYVQQCLTIGRSQAMRNFRNWVKDNL from the coding sequence TTAAACCTGGTCAACAAATGTTGCTCAAAGATATTAGTTGGCAGCAGTTAGAAAATATTTTAGAAGAAATGGGAGAAAAGCGTGCCTCACGTATCTCTTATAGTCATGGCTGGTTAGAAATTATGGTTCCACTACCAGAACACGAAAAAGATAAAGAACTTATTGGTGATTTAGTCAAAATTTTGTTAGAAATTTTGCAAATAGATTTTGAACCTTTTGGCTCGACTACGCTTAAAAATGAGCAAATGCAACAAGCAGTAGAACCAGATACCAGTTTTTATATTCAAAATCAAGCTGCTGTCATTGGAAAAAATCGCATTGATTTAACTATAGACCCACCACCAGATTTAGCAATCGAAATTGATATTACTTCTCGCACTCGATTTGAAAATTATGAAATTTTGGGAGTTCCTGAACTTTGGCGACATACGCAACAAGGTTTAGAAATTTACTTGCTAAAAGAAGAAAAGTATATAAAATCTGGCTCTAGTCCTAATTTTCCTAATATTCTAATTATTGAATTAGTGAATAAATATGTACAGCAGTGTTTAACAATTGGTAGAAGCCAAGCTATGCGTAATTTTAGAAATTGGGTTAAGGATAATTTATAA